In Oscillatoria acuminata PCC 6304, a single window of DNA contains:
- the dnaK gene encoding molecular chaperone DnaK, whose protein sequence is MGKVVGIDLGTTNSVVAVMEGGKPVVIANAEGTRTTPSVVGFSKEGELLVGQMARRQAVLNPQNTFYALKRFMGRRYAELSSDSKRVPYTIRRDEEDNIKIKCPRLKKDFSAEEVSAMILRKLVDEASRYLGEPVTGAVITVPAYFNDAQRQATRNAGRIAGLDVKRIINEPTAASLAYGFDQLDYKTILVFDLGGGTFDVSILEVGDGVFEVKSTAGDTQLGGNDFDKKIVDWLAEQFLTTEDVDLRRDRQSLQRLIEAAEKAKIELSGVQVTDVNLPFITATAEGPKHLETKLTRSQFEALCGDLIRRLRIPLKRAFTDAGMTPAQIDEVVLVGGSTRIPLVKELVRSLIDREPNQNVNPDEVVAVGAAIQAGILAGEIRDVLLLDVTPLSVGLETIGGVMKKLIPRNTTIPVRRSDIFSTSENNQTVVEIHIVQGEREMVADNKSLGRFKLTGIPPAPRGVPQIQVSFDVDANGILQVTALDRMTGREQSVVIQGASTLSESEVVRMIQEADEYAQVDRERRERVEKRNRVEALAYQAERQLREATLDYGIQFVAPHRGRIETAIRDLRQSLERGDERGIDLAQSDLQDAVYELNREIYRRTQETEEEESIFGSIRRAFTEDRPERGSVKDDFFETAYRQPREIYPGDSRGPQSRDLYSGDSRGPQSRDLYSGDSRGPQSRDLYSGDSRASQPREIYPGDSRGTRRRGRSSVPGTNSPNRYNNPYQDEDWDDDDEEWL, encoded by the coding sequence ATGGGCAAAGTAGTCGGCATTGACCTGGGGACAACAAACTCAGTGGTCGCAGTAATGGAGGGAGGCAAGCCGGTGGTGATTGCCAATGCAGAAGGAACGCGGACCACTCCCTCCGTGGTCGGTTTTAGCAAAGAAGGGGAACTGCTGGTGGGGCAAATGGCCCGTCGGCAAGCAGTGCTCAATCCCCAAAATACCTTTTATGCCCTCAAGCGGTTTATGGGCCGCCGCTATGCGGAACTTTCCTCGGACTCCAAGCGCGTTCCTTACACGATTCGGCGCGATGAAGAGGACAATATCAAAATTAAATGTCCCCGTCTGAAAAAAGACTTCTCCGCCGAAGAAGTCTCGGCGATGATTTTACGGAAATTGGTGGATGAAGCCAGCCGCTATCTGGGAGAACCCGTAACCGGCGCTGTGATTACCGTTCCGGCTTATTTTAACGATGCCCAAAGACAGGCCACCCGCAACGCTGGACGGATTGCCGGGTTGGATGTGAAGCGGATCATCAATGAACCTACGGCAGCCTCGTTAGCCTATGGTTTTGACCAGCTTGATTATAAAACCATTCTCGTCTTTGACTTGGGGGGTGGCACCTTTGATGTTTCCATCCTGGAAGTTGGGGATGGGGTGTTTGAGGTGAAGTCTACTGCTGGGGATACGCAGTTGGGGGGCAATGATTTCGATAAGAAAATTGTAGACTGGCTGGCGGAGCAATTCCTGACGACAGAAGATGTAGACTTGCGACGCGATCGCCAAAGTTTGCAGCGGTTGATTGAAGCAGCGGAAAAAGCCAAAATTGAACTTTCAGGGGTGCAAGTCACCGATGTTAACCTGCCCTTTATCACTGCCACGGCAGAAGGACCCAAACATCTCGAAACCAAACTGACGCGATCGCAATTTGAAGCCCTCTGCGGCGACCTAATTCGACGACTTCGCATTCCCCTCAAGCGGGCATTCACCGATGCAGGAATGACCCCCGCCCAAATCGATGAAGTCGTCCTCGTCGGCGGTTCTACCCGGATTCCCCTGGTCAAAGAACTGGTCCGCAGCTTAATCGATCGCGAACCCAATCAAAACGTCAACCCCGATGAAGTCGTCGCCGTCGGTGCCGCCATCCAAGCGGGAATTCTCGCCGGAGAAATCCGCGATGTCCTGCTATTAGACGTCACTCCCCTTTCTGTGGGATTGGAAACCATCGGTGGGGTGATGAAAAAATTAATTCCCCGTAACACCACCATTCCCGTGCGGCGTTCTGATATCTTTTCCACATCCGAGAATAATCAGACCGTCGTAGAAATTCATATCGTCCAAGGGGAACGGGAAATGGTTGCCGATAATAAATCCCTGGGACGGTTTAAATTGACCGGAATTCCCCCAGCACCTCGGGGAGTTCCCCAAATTCAAGTATCCTTTGATGTGGATGCTAATGGAATTTTGCAGGTGACTGCCTTAGACCGCATGACCGGGCGAGAGCAGAGTGTCGTGATTCAGGGGGCATCTACCCTCAGCGAATCGGAAGTGGTGCGGATGATTCAGGAAGCTGATGAATATGCCCAAGTCGATCGCGAACGCCGGGAACGAGTCGAAAAACGCAACCGAGTCGAGGCATTAGCCTATCAAGCGGAACGTCAACTCCGAGAGGCGACCTTGGATTATGGCATCCAATTTGTGGCCCCCCATCGCGGACGGATTGAAACCGCCATCCGAGATCTGCGCCAGAGTTTAGAACGTGGGGACGAACGGGGAATTGATTTAGCCCAGTCTGACCTTCAAGATGCAGTCTACGAATTGAACCGGGAAATCTATCGGCGCACTCAAGAGACGGAAGAGGAAGAGAGTATCTTTGGATCAATCCGTCGTGCTTTTACCGAAGACCGACCGGAACGAGGGTCTGTGAAAGATGATTTCTTCGAGACAGCCTATCGGCAACCGCGAGAAATCTATCCTGGAGACAGTCGCGGACCCCAATCCCGAGACCTGTATTCCGGAGACAGTCGTGGACCCCAATCCCGAGACCTGTATTCTGGAGACAGTCGCGGACCCCAATCCCGAGACCTGTATTCTGGAGACAGTCGCGCCTCCCAACCGCGAGAAATCTATCCCGGAGACAGTCGCGGAACCCGACGCCGGGGACGGTCCTCGGTTCCGGGTACGAATAGCCCAAACCGTTACAATAATCCCTACCAGGATGAAGATTGGGATGACGATGATGAAGAGTGGTTGTAA
- a CDS encoding VanW family protein, with protein MKLSMLNTEVLNLFKTQISIRQAIPNNSYLENKKHNLATAIACIENIPIQPGQIFSFWHLVGEPSQQKGYLESRAIVNNQLKYDFGGGLCQLPGLLYVLILKAGLNALERHPHSKDIYTEETRFAPLGSDATVVYGYKDFRFQNTLSVPLCFRFTLLDEAIIAELCSTQPLEEFSVDFKVEQLPGGIKQVETLRYSELTDSLEKINITIYPPLDPDAASL; from the coding sequence GTGAAGTTATCAATGCTCAATACAGAAGTATTAAATTTATTTAAAACTCAAATTAGTATCCGTCAAGCTATTCCAAACAATAGCTATTTAGAAAATAAAAAACATAATTTAGCCACAGCGATCGCCTGCATTGAAAATATCCCCATCCAACCGGGTCAAATTTTTTCATTTTGGCATTTAGTCGGAGAACCCAGCCAACAAAAGGGATACCTAGAAAGTCGGGCGATCGTCAACAATCAACTTAAATATGATTTTGGCGGCGGTTTATGTCAGCTACCCGGACTCCTATATGTTTTAATCCTCAAAGCTGGTTTAAATGCCCTAGAACGCCATCCTCATTCCAAAGATATCTACACCGAAGAAACCCGCTTTGCCCCATTGGGTTCCGATGCTACAGTGGTTTATGGATACAAAGATTTTCGATTTCAAAATACCTTATCCGTTCCCCTCTGTTTCCGCTTCACCCTCCTGGATGAAGCCATTATTGCTGAACTCTGTTCCACTCAACCCCTGGAAGAATTTAGCGTAGACTTTAAAGTAGAACAATTACCGGGGGGAATTAAGCAAGTGGAAACCCTCCGCTATTCTGAACTCACCGACTCCCTAGAAAAAATCAATATAACAATTTATCCCCCCTTGGACCCCGATGCTGCTTCCTTGTAG
- a CDS encoding DNA methyltransferase, whose amino-acid sequence MSNSAEKLQTFITYCQQHIKGDEKGEAQVFLDRFFRAFGHEGALEAGASYEERVKKGSKTGKTGFADLVWKPRVLIEMKKRGEKLQKHYSQAFDYWTRLVPDRPRYVILCNFDEFWIFDFDIQLDTPIDIISLQQLPERAGAFTFMELENRTPVFNNNQVEVTERAARRLGELFIELKKTGNRRGFTESVAQRFILQCVLAMFAEDRGLLPRDLFISSVQNCLNGASSYDILGGLFREMNTPGITGAGRYKGVDYFNGGLFAVIHPIELTREELQFLDVSAREDWSQVRPAIFGNIFEGSVNETERHTYGIHYTSEADIMKIVRPTISRYWEDRIEAATTIPELNGLQMELQSYRVLDPACGSGNFLYIAYQELKRIEQLLLEKIASRRKSPREQLEIGFVTPLQFYGMDTNPFAVELARVTLAIARKVAIDKFGLTEDPLPLDTLDKNIVCQDALFNQWPKVNAIIGNPPFLGGKHLRINLGDDYIDRVFARFPDVKDSVDFCAYWFRLAHDRLNDTGRAGLVGTNSVSQGKSRVATLDYITQNGGYIHEAVSSQPWSGEANVHVSLINWMKEEPHQYYLDNSLVFFINPSLQSTINVSQAVRLNVNKNRCFQGVIPVGKGFVVTEKEVKTWIKSDPQNQKVLKLFSMGLNLAKNPQGKPDRWIVDFNDMTIEDASDYILPFEHIQATVKPERDKNRDAKSRTYWWRFLRHRSEMRNEIASLSHYFTVPRVSKWAIFIPAPLTWLPGDKSVVVASDDFYVFGILTSTIHRTWMHAQKSTLKSDIAYTHNTCFETFPFPQTPDPKLVKSIRDSAQKLHDYRTQQMESKQWGITQLYNKFFHQPTSQLFKLHAQLDQLVMQVYRFNETDNILEKLLKLNVELAKKEQRGEFVLGPQAPD is encoded by the coding sequence ATGTCAAATTCTGCCGAAAAACTTCAGACCTTTATCACCTACTGTCAGCAACATATCAAAGGCGACGAGAAAGGAGAGGCACAAGTCTTTTTAGACCGTTTCTTTCGGGCATTTGGTCATGAAGGGGCATTAGAAGCCGGTGCCAGTTATGAGGAACGAGTTAAAAAAGGTAGCAAAACTGGCAAAACTGGGTTCGCCGATTTGGTATGGAAACCTCGGGTTTTGATTGAGATGAAAAAACGCGGGGAAAAACTTCAAAAACATTATTCCCAAGCGTTTGATTATTGGACCCGCTTAGTTCCCGATCGCCCGCGCTATGTCATCCTCTGTAACTTTGATGAGTTTTGGATTTTTGATTTTGATATCCAACTTGATACTCCCATCGATATCATCAGTTTACAACAATTACCCGAACGCGCCGGGGCGTTCACCTTCATGGAGTTGGAAAACCGAACGCCGGTTTTTAATAACAATCAAGTTGAAGTCACTGAACGCGCCGCCCGACGCTTAGGAGAGTTATTTATAGAACTCAAAAAAACTGGAAACCGTCGGGGATTCACTGAATCAGTCGCGCAACGATTTATTCTGCAATGTGTGTTAGCCATGTTTGCAGAAGACAGAGGACTCTTACCCCGGGATTTATTTATTTCTTCGGTGCAGAACTGCTTGAATGGGGCAAGTTCTTACGACATTCTCGGCGGCTTATTCCGAGAAATGAATACACCGGGCATCACAGGTGCAGGACGATATAAAGGGGTAGATTATTTTAATGGCGGCTTGTTTGCTGTCATTCATCCGATTGAATTAACTCGGGAAGAGTTACAATTTCTGGATGTTTCAGCGAGGGAAGATTGGAGTCAAGTTAGACCCGCTATTTTTGGGAATATATTTGAGGGGTCTGTGAATGAAACCGAACGTCATACCTACGGCATTCACTACACCTCAGAAGCAGATATCATGAAAATTGTCCGCCCGACCATTAGCCGGTATTGGGAGGACCGAATCGAAGCGGCTACCACCATTCCCGAACTGAATGGCTTACAAATGGAATTGCAAAGCTATCGCGTTCTTGACCCGGCTTGTGGTTCGGGTAATTTTCTCTATATTGCTTATCAAGAATTGAAGCGCATCGAACAGCTATTATTGGAAAAAATAGCCAGCCGTCGCAAGTCTCCTCGGGAACAGTTAGAAATTGGCTTTGTCACGCCATTACAGTTTTATGGCATGGATACCAATCCTTTCGCGGTGGAGTTGGCAAGAGTCACTCTGGCGATCGCCCGCAAGGTGGCGATCGATAAGTTTGGATTGACCGAAGACCCTCTCCCCCTGGATACTTTAGATAAAAATATCGTCTGCCAAGATGCTTTGTTTAACCAATGGCCGAAAGTTAATGCTATTATTGGTAATCCACCCTTTTTAGGCGGAAAACATTTAAGAATCAACCTGGGTGATGACTATATTGATAGGGTTTTTGCTCGCTTTCCAGATGTTAAAGATTCGGTTGATTTCTGTGCATACTGGTTCCGGTTAGCTCATGATCGCCTCAACGATACAGGTCGGGCGGGATTAGTCGGCACTAACTCAGTGAGTCAGGGAAAAAGCCGGGTGGCAACGTTAGACTATATTACCCAAAATGGGGGTTACATTCACGAAGCTGTTTCCTCTCAACCCTGGTCCGGTGAGGCGAATGTTCATGTTAGTCTCATTAACTGGATGAAGGAAGAACCCCATCAATATTATTTAGATAATAGTCTCGTTTTTTTTATCAATCCTTCCCTACAATCTACCATCAATGTATCTCAAGCGGTCAGATTAAATGTTAATAAAAACAGGTGCTTTCAAGGAGTAATTCCTGTGGGCAAAGGTTTTGTGGTGACTGAAAAAGAAGTCAAAACTTGGATCAAATCTGACCCCCAGAATCAAAAAGTTCTCAAACTGTTCTCAATGGGTTTAAATCTGGCTAAGAATCCACAAGGTAAACCAGACCGTTGGATTGTTGATTTTAATGATATGACGATTGAAGATGCCAGCGATTATATTTTACCTTTTGAACATATTCAAGCAACAGTTAAGCCAGAACGAGATAAGAATAGAGATGCCAAATCGAGAACGTACTGGTGGAGATTCCTACGCCATCGCTCTGAAATGAGAAATGAAATCGCCTCTCTCTCCCATTATTTCACGGTTCCCCGAGTATCAAAATGGGCGATATTCATCCCTGCACCTTTAACTTGGCTACCTGGCGATAAATCTGTAGTGGTTGCCTCGGATGATTTTTATGTGTTTGGAATTTTAACCTCAACTATCCACCGAACTTGGATGCACGCGCAAAAATCCACTCTAAAATCTGATATCGCTTACACTCATAACACCTGCTTTGAAACCTTCCCTTTTCCCCAAACCCCTGATCCCAAACTGGTTAAATCTATTCGCGACAGTGCACAAAAACTCCATGACTATCGCACTCAACAAATGGAATCTAAACAGTGGGGAATCACGCAACTGTATAATAAATTCTTTCACCAACCTACCAGCCAACTGTTTAAACTCCACGCACAACTGGATCAACTGGTGATGCAAGTCTATCGCTTTAATGAAACCGACAATATTTTGGAGAAGTTGCTGAAACTCAATGTAGAACTGGCAAAAAAAGAACAACGCGGTGAGTTCGTTTTAGGACCCCAAGCACCGGATTAA
- a CDS encoding DNA cytosine methyltransferase, with product MNPQTRPIAVDLFAGAGGMTLGFEQAGFDVLAAVEIDPIHCATHEYNFPQWKVLCRSVVEATGDLIRTQSQIGSREIDVVCGGPPCQGFSLMGKRALDDPRNSLVFHFIRIVTELQPKYFVMENVRGLTIGPHKQLLDEVIDKFHDSGYQVLTPYQVLNSAHYGVPQNRERLFLIGCREGLSLPDYPTPITNPPGCKKLRQLSDLPATPTVWEAIQDLPRVEDYSELLDRDWLVYTYHLASAYGVQMQGLSESSHNYAYPRECDRSILTGNHRTQHTQPAIDRFKETLPGKSEPVSRFHKLDPKGLCNTLRAGTPSNRGAYTSPRPIHPFEPRCITVREAARLHSYPDWFRFHVTKWHGFRQIGNSVPPLLAKAVAAEIIQVLGIAPISPSVPKQLENPELLKLPMSAAAAQYHVDPHTIEPRSRRASTPKTSV from the coding sequence ATGAACCCCCAAACTAGACCCATTGCTGTAGATTTATTTGCCGGTGCAGGGGGGATGACCCTGGGTTTTGAACAGGCGGGTTTTGACGTGCTCGCAGCAGTGGAAATTGACCCGATCCATTGTGCCACCCATGAATATAATTTTCCCCAATGGAAAGTTTTGTGCAGAAGTGTGGTAGAGGCAACCGGGGACCTGATTAGAACTCAGTCGCAAATCGGCAGCCGCGAGATTGATGTGGTTTGCGGAGGTCCCCCCTGTCAAGGCTTTTCCCTGATGGGTAAACGCGCTTTAGATGACCCGCGCAATTCCCTGGTATTTCACTTCATCCGCATTGTGACGGAACTTCAACCGAAATATTTCGTAATGGAAAATGTTCGCGGATTAACCATCGGTCCACATAAACAGCTTTTAGACGAAGTTATCGATAAATTTCATGACTCTGGTTATCAGGTTCTGACTCCCTATCAAGTTTTGAATTCAGCACATTATGGTGTTCCCCAAAATCGAGAACGTCTCTTTTTAATCGGATGTCGCGAGGGATTATCTTTACCTGACTATCCCACCCCCATTACTAATCCTCCGGGATGCAAGAAGTTACGCCAGTTATCGGATCTGCCGGCAACGCCAACGGTTTGGGAAGCGATTCAAGATTTGCCGAGGGTAGAAGACTATTCTGAATTGCTCGATCGCGATTGGCTTGTTTATACCTACCACCTCGCAAGTGCTTATGGAGTTCAGATGCAAGGACTCTCTGAATCTTCTCACAATTACGCCTATCCCCGGGAGTGCGATCGCAGCATTCTCACCGGCAACCATCGCACTCAGCATACCCAACCCGCGATCGACCGCTTCAAAGAGACCCTACCGGGCAAATCCGAACCAGTCAGTCGCTTCCACAAGCTAGACCCCAAGGGATTATGTAATACATTAAGAGCAGGAACCCCCAGCAACCGGGGTGCTTATACTTCCCCTCGTCCCATTCATCCGTTTGAACCCCGTTGTATTACCGTTCGTGAGGCGGCGCGTCTGCACTCTTACCCCGATTGGTTTCGTTTCCATGTCACCAAATGGCACGGATTCCGCCAAATAGGGAATTCTGTTCCCCCACTCTTAGCGAAAGCGGTTGCCGCCGAGATTATCCAGGTGTTAGGAATAGCACCGATTTCCCCCTCTGTCCCGAAACAACTGGAAAATCCAGAGTTGCTAAAACTGCCGATGTCTGCCGCAGCAGCACAATATCACGTTGATCCGCACACCATCGAACCGCGATCGCGCCGAGCCTCAACCCCTAAAACATCAGTATAA
- a CDS encoding response regulator transcription factor: MSIILIVDDSGTVREMVSDILKKSGLEVIEASDGVEAKEQIQAKPPDLVVTDIVMPRMNGYELCRWLKNDPKAQNIPVIMCTSKSQEFDRYWGMKQGADAYITKPFRPAELIQTIKQLLR, encoded by the coding sequence ATGAGTATAATTCTAATTGTGGATGATAGCGGTACGGTACGAGAAATGGTATCGGACATTCTGAAAAAAAGCGGTTTGGAAGTGATTGAAGCATCTGATGGAGTAGAAGCCAAAGAACAAATTCAGGCCAAGCCTCCTGATTTAGTCGTCACCGATATTGTCATGCCCCGAATGAATGGCTATGAACTTTGTCGATGGTTAAAAAACGACCCGAAAGCCCAGAATATTCCCGTTATCATGTGTACGAGCAAAAGTCAAGAGTTTGATCGGTATTGGGGGATGAAACAAGGAGCGGATGCTTACATCACGAAACCATTTCGTCCGGCAGAACTGATTCAAACCATTAAACAACTCCTACGCTGA
- the pds gene encoding 15-cis-phytoene desaturase, with protein sequence MRVAIAGAGLAGLSCAKYLTDMGHTPIVLERRDVLGGKVAAWKDADGDWYETGLHIFFGAYPNMLQLFGELGIEDRLQWKEHSMIFNQPEAPGTYSRFDFPDLPAPLNGVMAILGNNDMLTWPEKIRFGIGLIPAMVQGQKYVEEMDKYSFSEWLKRKNIPPRVEKEVFIAMSKALNFINPDEISATILLTALNRFLQEKNGSKMAFLDGSPTERLCQPIVDYITDRGGEVRLNAPIKEFLLNEEGAVRGFEVRGIEGKPEEILTADIYVSAMPVDPLKVMLPQSWWQMEYFQQLKELEGVPVINVHLWFDCKLTDIDHLLFSRSPLLSVYADMSNTCREYANPERSMLELVLAPAKDWISKTDEEIVTATMKELSNLFPDHFCGDKPAKLIKYHVVKTPRSVYKATPGRQNYRPSQITPIPNFYLTGDYTMQRYLASMEGAVLSGKLTAQAIASRQSQN encoded by the coding sequence ATGCGCGTGGCGATCGCAGGAGCGGGTTTAGCAGGACTTTCCTGCGCGAAATATCTGACTGACATGGGTCATACCCCCATAGTCCTGGAACGCCGGGACGTCCTTGGGGGGAAAGTAGCAGCATGGAAAGATGCAGACGGGGACTGGTACGAAACCGGGCTGCACATTTTTTTTGGTGCCTATCCCAATATGTTGCAACTCTTTGGCGAACTAGGCATCGAAGACCGGCTGCAATGGAAAGAACATTCCATGATCTTCAACCAGCCGGAGGCCCCGGGAACCTACTCCCGGTTTGACTTCCCGGACCTGCCTGCCCCTCTGAATGGGGTGATGGCAATCTTGGGAAATAACGATATGCTAACCTGGCCAGAGAAAATTCGGTTTGGCATCGGCCTGATCCCAGCAATGGTGCAGGGGCAGAAATATGTCGAAGAGATGGATAAATATTCCTTCTCCGAATGGCTGAAACGGAAAAATATCCCTCCTCGGGTAGAAAAAGAAGTCTTCATCGCCATGTCCAAGGCGCTCAACTTCATCAACCCCGATGAAATTTCCGCAACCATCTTGCTGACAGCACTGAATCGGTTTTTGCAAGAAAAAAACGGGTCAAAAATGGCGTTTTTAGATGGATCCCCGACAGAACGGCTCTGTCAACCCATCGTGGACTACATTACCGATCGCGGGGGTGAGGTCCGGTTAAACGCGCCGATTAAAGAGTTTTTGCTCAACGAAGAAGGGGCAGTCCGGGGATTTGAGGTCCGAGGCATTGAGGGAAAACCAGAGGAAATCTTGACCGCAGATATTTACGTCTCGGCGATGCCCGTGGACCCTCTAAAAGTGATGCTCCCCCAATCCTGGTGGCAGATGGAATATTTTCAGCAACTCAAAGAGTTAGAAGGGGTGCCGGTGATTAACGTGCATCTGTGGTTTGACTGTAAACTCACGGATATTGATCACTTGTTGTTTTCGCGATCGCCCTTACTGAGCGTCTATGCGGACATGAGCAACACCTGTCGGGAATATGCCAATCCCGAGCGATCGATGCTGGAGTTGGTCCTTGCACCAGCGAAGGACTGGATCTCCAAAACCGATGAAGAAATTGTCACAGCCACCATGAAAGAATTGTCCAATTTATTTCCGGATCACTTTTGTGGTGACAAACCGGCTAAATTAATAAAATATCACGTCGTCAAGACGCCGAGGTCGGTGTACAAAGCAACTCCCGGACGCCAAAATTACCGTCCTTCGCAAATCACACCGATCCCCAATTTCTATCTGACGGGCGATTACACCATGCAACGTTATCTTGCCAGTATGGAAGGAGCCGTACTTTCTGGTAAGCTGACAGCGCAGGCCATTGCGAGCCGTCAGTCCCAGAATTAA
- the crtB gene encoding 15-cis-phytoene synthase CrtB, producing MLQLSEQPRMKTLASLDDAYELCRQITAKYARTFYLGTLLMPEAKRRAIWAIYAWCRRTDELVDGPGARFTTPETLDLWEGYLESIFAGTPIEDTDVAMVDTVERFSLDIQPFRDMISGQRMDLYRSRYQTFEDLELYCYRVAGTVGLMSLPVMGIAPVVRSSPWESSEPVDPSAEAVALGIANQLTNILRDVGEDARRGRIYLPLEELALFDYTEEDLLNGVVDERWQQLMRFQIQRARKFYVKAEKGILALNPDARWPVWSATMLYSQILEAIERNEYDVFSQRAVVPRYRKMISLPLAWLRAQVL from the coding sequence ATGCTGCAACTGTCCGAACAACCACGCATGAAAACGCTGGCTTCCTTAGACGACGCTTATGAGCTCTGTCGCCAAATCACAGCGAAATATGCCCGCACCTTTTACCTGGGTACGCTGCTGATGCCAGAAGCGAAACGGCGGGCTATTTGGGCGATATACGCTTGGTGCCGTCGCACAGATGAATTGGTGGACGGACCTGGGGCGAGATTTACCACCCCAGAAACCTTAGATCTGTGGGAGGGTTACCTCGAATCGATCTTTGCTGGAACTCCGATCGAAGATACTGATGTGGCGATGGTGGATACGGTGGAACGCTTTTCCCTGGATATCCAGCCCTTTCGGGACATGATTTCCGGGCAGCGCATGGATCTGTACCGCAGTCGCTATCAAACCTTTGAGGACCTTGAGCTTTATTGCTACCGCGTAGCCGGTACTGTGGGCTTAATGTCCTTGCCGGTGATGGGAATTGCGCCCGTGGTTCGGTCCTCCCCTTGGGAGTCTTCCGAACCTGTGGATCCATCGGCGGAGGCAGTCGCCCTCGGCATTGCCAATCAACTGACCAATATCCTGCGGGATGTGGGAGAAGATGCTCGTCGAGGTCGGATTTATCTGCCCCTGGAAGAGCTCGCTTTGTTTGACTACACCGAAGAGGACCTCTTGAACGGGGTGGTCGATGAGCGATGGCAGCAACTGATGCGCTTCCAAATTCAACGCGCCCGCAAGTTCTATGTCAAGGCAGAAAAGGGCATTCTCGCCCTGAATCCCGATGCGCGGTGGCCTGTCTGGTCCGCCACGATGCTTTACAGCCAAATTCTCGAAGCGATCGAACGCAACGAATACGATGTATTTAGTCAGCGGGCGGTCGTACCCCGTTATCGTAAGATGATCTCTTTGCCTTTAGCATGGCTCAGGGCGCAAGTTCTGTAA
- a CDS encoding EAL domain-containing protein, with protein MTLLSDLPKLLIQPNDPDTGTYLANLGFQPVPAVPLLLYRIVTRSQLKEIFWQLSNQLGEMAQNASRFVVTQISLDSTHLLLEFLKAQPLISVTNSIKYAWFLRLLLQQGLFFKYQPIFCLKSGQITAYECLARALGDSGQCYSGGMLIEAAIATDLSQEFDELARTTCIESIAELNSDRQFFVNLLPNAIIQNPDSIEQNLQQILDLGFRPEQIIFELTEVEVLAQSEKLPQLIERMRAWGFGIAVDDLCGCVSVDHYAMELRPDIVKLDRRLIQGCSQFTLKQTLIKSVLESAHSEGIIVLAEGLETIPDIQFCQELGVDLGQGFGLARPEAHLQQQPFEPWDLMMSKAS; from the coding sequence ATGACTCTCCTAAGCGATTTGCCCAAACTGCTGATTCAGCCCAATGACCCGGATACCGGAACCTATCTGGCTAACCTGGGATTTCAGCCCGTTCCAGCAGTCCCCTTGCTGCTTTATCGCATCGTGACCAGAAGCCAACTGAAGGAAATATTCTGGCAGTTGAGCAACCAGCTTGGAGAGATGGCTCAAAACGCCTCTCGGTTCGTAGTTACCCAAATCTCCTTAGACTCAACCCATCTACTGTTGGAATTTCTCAAAGCACAGCCGCTGATTTCAGTGACCAATTCCATCAAATATGCATGGTTTTTGCGACTGCTGCTCCAACAAGGGCTATTTTTTAAATATCAACCCATTTTTTGCCTGAAATCGGGTCAGATCACCGCTTATGAATGTCTGGCTCGTGCCTTGGGGGATTCTGGACAGTGCTACAGTGGCGGAATGTTAATTGAGGCAGCGATCGCCACAGATTTATCCCAGGAATTTGATGAACTGGCGCGGACAACTTGTATTGAATCTATTGCCGAGTTGAACAGCGATCGCCAGTTTTTTGTCAACCTTTTACCCAATGCCATTATTCAAAATCCTGACTCCATCGAGCAGAATTTACAACAAATTCTGGATTTAGGATTCCGCCCGGAACAAATCATTTTTGAGTTAACCGAAGTGGAAGTTTTAGCTCAAAGCGAAAAACTCCCGCAGCTTATTGAACGGATGCGCGCCTGGGGATTTGGAATTGCAGTTGATGATCTGTGTGGCTGTGTCTCTGTGGATCACTATGCAATGGAGCTTAGACCCGATATTGTCAAGTTAGACCGACGTTTGATCCAAGGTTGTAGCCAGTTCACCTTGAAACAGACTTTAATCAAAAGTGTGCTAGAGTCCGCGCACTCCGAGGGAATTATTGTTTTAGCCGAAGGCTTAGAAACGATTCCAGATATCCAATTTTGCCAGGAGTTGGGGGTAGATTTGGGCCAAGGATTTGGTTTAGCTCGTCCGGAGGCGCACCTCCAGCAACAGCCGTTTGAGCCTTGGGATTTAATGATGTCTAAAGCCTCTTAG